From Hyphomicrobiales bacterium 4NK60-0047b, the proteins below share one genomic window:
- the xth gene encoding exodeoxyribonuclease III: MKIATWNINGIKARLPNLEKWLAEANPDIACLQEIKSVSENFPSEVFEAMGYNVAVHGQKSFNGVAILSKLPFDEVIKGLPGNEADEQARYLEAVISTKTGAIRIASIYLPNGNPVDTPKYPYKLEWMEHLKNHASNLLKYEEPLVLAGDYNIIPTEKDVYDASKWLDDALYLPQSKAAYHAILNLGLTSAFEATINRAHKYTFWDYQAGAWNKDNGIRIDHLLLSPQATDKLNHCEIDRYTRGWEKPSDHVPIWIELDV, encoded by the coding sequence ATGAAAATAGCAACCTGGAACATTAATGGCATCAAAGCCAGATTACCTAATTTGGAAAAATGGTTAGCTGAGGCCAACCCCGACATTGCCTGCCTGCAAGAAATTAAATCCGTTTCAGAAAATTTCCCATCTGAGGTCTTTGAAGCAATGGGATATAACGTTGCCGTTCATGGTCAAAAAAGCTTCAATGGCGTCGCCATTCTCTCAAAACTCCCCTTTGATGAAGTTATAAAAGGACTGCCTGGCAATGAAGCTGACGAACAAGCTAGGTACTTAGAAGCTGTTATCTCAACCAAAACCGGCGCCATCCGCATAGCAAGCATTTATCTCCCCAATGGTAACCCGGTAGATACTCCCAAATATCCCTATAAGCTAGAATGGATGGAGCATCTAAAAAACCACGCAAGCAACTTATTAAAATATGAAGAGCCACTTGTTTTAGCCGGTGACTATAACATCATCCCAACTGAAAAAGATGTTTATGACGCCTCGAAATGGCTAGATGACGCACTTTATCTGCCTCAATCAAAAGCAGCCTACCACGCCATTCTCAATCTTGGCCTAACCAGCGCTTTTGAAGCCACAATCAACAGGGCACATAAATATACATTCTGGGATTATCAAGCCGGCGCATGGAACAAAGATAATGGTATCCGCATTGATCATCTGCTCTTATCACCACAAGCAACAGACAAACTCAATCATTGCGAAATAGACCGCTACACAAGGGGCTGGGAAAAACCATCGGACCATGTCCCCATCTGGATTGAACTAGATGTTTAA
- a CDS encoding M48 family metallopeptidase, with the protein MSIRQKWNGRWNDGKTANSHEVQIELHEDSLRFDLKNPSSSQETMPEFWRYDKIHSPTPIKPSSDHVLLTYEKREGQRLFIDHPDFAKRILDFAPNITAGKHTWHLLKWPLGMAGAMVLFWALTFFNIISPAKYIANLLPDNTRISLGKGVVKTVQRKNKVCNTPEGSKAFNKLITRLNQGLDKKQNFDIKIVDLSYENAFAAPGDQIIMSGKLIRNANSADEVAGVLAHEMGHAVKLHPETNIVRALGILAALQLFTAGESGTFGELAFFLVQSGYSRQAETEADQFAAKVLSQSNVDTRPLAGFFERIIKLRKEKLDEGKRGTSKEDKEKNSKTAKVDTTDGRSLMEWISSHPATNKRIEFFNKSKISTTPEILSETEWQALQKICGPKKEKQKDKAPKKE; encoded by the coding sequence ATGAGCATACGCCAAAAATGGAACGGCCGCTGGAATGATGGCAAAACTGCCAATTCTCATGAAGTTCAAATTGAACTCCACGAAGACAGCCTAAGGTTTGATCTAAAAAATCCGAGCTCTTCACAAGAAACCATGCCTGAATTTTGGCGATATGATAAAATCCATAGCCCAACACCAATTAAGCCAAGCTCAGATCACGTCCTCCTTACCTACGAAAAAAGAGAGGGACAAAGGCTGTTTATTGATCATCCTGATTTTGCCAAACGCATCTTGGATTTCGCTCCAAACATCACTGCTGGCAAACACACTTGGCACTTACTAAAATGGCCTCTTGGCATGGCAGGAGCCATGGTGCTCTTTTGGGCACTCACCTTTTTCAACATTATAAGTCCCGCCAAATATATCGCGAACCTCCTACCAGATAACACAAGGATATCCCTTGGCAAAGGCGTGGTCAAAACCGTTCAAAGAAAAAATAAAGTTTGCAACACTCCGGAAGGTTCTAAAGCATTCAACAAACTCATTACAAGGTTGAACCAAGGTCTCGATAAAAAACAAAACTTTGACATTAAAATTGTTGACCTAAGTTATGAAAACGCATTCGCCGCTCCTGGTGACCAAATTATCATGTCAGGAAAGTTGATCCGTAACGCAAATTCAGCAGACGAAGTCGCCGGTGTGTTAGCTCATGAGATGGGCCACGCCGTCAAACTTCATCCGGAAACAAACATAGTCAGAGCGCTTGGTATCTTGGCAGCATTACAACTATTCACAGCCGGCGAATCTGGCACATTTGGTGAACTGGCCTTTTTCCTCGTGCAATCTGGCTATAGCCGCCAGGCAGAAACCGAGGCAGATCAGTTTGCAGCTAAAGTTTTAAGTCAATCAAACGTAGACACCCGTCCCTTAGCCGGATTTTTTGAACGGATCATCAAACTAAGAAAAGAAAAACTTGATGAAGGTAAAAGAGGCACGTCAAAGGAAGACAAAGAAAAAAACTCGAAAACAGCCAAGGTAGATACAACTGATGGCAGATCTCTCATGGAATGGATCAGCTCTCACCCCGCTACAAATAAACGGATAGAATTTTTCAATAAATCTAAAATTTCAACAACCCCTGAAATCCTCAGTGAAACAGAATGGCAAGCCCTTCAAAAAATCTGTGGCCCCAAAAAAGAAAAGCAGAAAGATAAAGCCCCTAAGAAGGAATAA
- the ilvD gene encoding dihydroxy-acid dehydratase, which yields MDAKPFDKSKLPSRHVTEGPDRAPHRSYYYAMGLTEEEIHRPFVGVASCWNEAAPCNISLMRQAQAAKAGVQEAKGTPREFCTITVTDGIAMGHQGMKSSLVSREVIADSIELTMRGHCYDGLVGLAGCDKSLPGMMMSMVRLNVPSVFMYGGSILPGRFKGKDVTVVDVFEGVGQHSSGKMSSKDLHDLECVACPSAGSCGGQFTANTMACVSEAMGLALPSSSGAPAPYESRDQYAEASGRQVMELIQLGIRPRDIVTLKSLENAATVVAATGGSTNGALHLPAIAHEAGIEFDLFDVAEIFKKTPYIADLKPGGKYVAKDMYDAGGVPMLMKTLYDGGFIHGDCITVTGKTIAENLEGVTFDETQKVMYPVSNPITPTGGVVGLKGNLAPDGGIVKVAGMDMLKFTGPARCFDSEEEAFAAVSNKEYEEGDVIVIRYEGPKGGPGMREMLSTTAALYGQGMGEKVALITDGRFSGGTRGFCIGHVGPEAAEGGPIGLLENGDMITIDAVDGTLDVDLSEDELKARREKWQPRTTDYQSGTLWKFAQQVGPARKGAVTHPGGKAEVVCYADI from the coding sequence ATGGACGCGAAACCATTTGATAAATCTAAATTACCCAGTCGTCATGTAACTGAAGGCCCTGATCGGGCGCCTCACCGTTCATATTATTATGCGATGGGTTTAACTGAAGAAGAGATTCATCGTCCATTTGTGGGAGTTGCGTCTTGCTGGAATGAAGCAGCGCCTTGTAATATTTCTCTGATGCGGCAAGCTCAAGCAGCTAAGGCTGGGGTTCAAGAGGCTAAGGGTACGCCTCGTGAATTTTGCACCATTACTGTGACAGATGGCATTGCTATGGGGCACCAGGGAATGAAATCTTCTTTGGTCTCTCGTGAGGTGATTGCTGACTCTATTGAACTAACCATGCGCGGCCATTGTTACGATGGTTTGGTTGGCCTCGCTGGTTGTGATAAATCCTTGCCTGGCATGATGATGTCTATGGTACGCCTCAATGTACCGAGTGTCTTTATGTATGGTGGCTCTATTTTGCCTGGTCGGTTTAAGGGCAAAGACGTGACTGTGGTTGATGTGTTTGAAGGTGTTGGTCAACACTCATCAGGAAAGATGAGTTCAAAAGACCTTCATGACCTTGAATGTGTGGCTTGTCCAAGTGCTGGTTCTTGTGGTGGCCAGTTTACAGCGAATACAATGGCGTGTGTCTCTGAAGCTATGGGGCTTGCGTTACCAAGCTCTTCTGGTGCACCAGCGCCTTATGAAAGCCGTGATCAATATGCTGAGGCTTCTGGCCGGCAAGTGATGGAGCTTATTCAACTTGGTATCCGTCCTCGTGACATTGTGACACTTAAATCATTAGAGAATGCAGCGACGGTTGTGGCGGCTACTGGTGGCTCTACCAATGGTGCTTTGCATTTGCCTGCGATTGCTCATGAAGCTGGAATTGAATTTGATTTATTTGATGTGGCAGAAATCTTCAAAAAAACGCCTTATATTGCTGATCTAAAGCCAGGTGGAAAATATGTGGCAAAAGATATGTATGATGCTGGCGGCGTTCCGATGCTTATGAAGACTTTGTATGATGGTGGGTTTATTCATGGTGATTGTATCACGGTGACCGGCAAAACCATTGCTGAGAATTTAGAAGGTGTCACTTTTGATGAAACTCAAAAGGTTATGTACCCAGTGAGCAATCCGATTACACCAACGGGCGGCGTTGTTGGTTTGAAAGGGAATTTGGCACCAGATGGCGGCATTGTGAAAGTGGCTGGCATGGACATGCTTAAATTTACTGGTCCAGCTCGTTGTTTTGACAGTGAAGAAGAAGCGTTTGCTGCGGTATCGAACAAAGAATATGAAGAAGGCGACGTGATTGTTATTCGCTATGAGGGCCCGAAAGGCGGTCCTGGTATGCGTGAAATGCTTTCAACTACGGCTGCTCTTTATGGTCAGGGTATGGGCGAGAAAGTCGCGTTAATTACCGATGGTCGTTTCTCTGGCGGGACACGCGGTTTTTGTATTGGCCATGTTGGCCCAGAAGCTGCTGAAGGTGGCCCGATTGGATTGTTAGAAAACGGAGATATGATCACTATTGATGCCGTGGATGGCACCTTAGATGTTGACTTATCTGAAGATGAACTGAAGGCACGCCGTGAAAAATGGCAGCCACGCACGACTGATTATCAGTCTGGCACATTGTGGAAATTTGCACAGCAGGTTGGTCCTGCGCGTAAAGGGGCGGTGACGCACCCTGGAGGTAAAGCTGAAGTTGTTTGTTACGCAGACATATAA
- a CDS encoding SDR family oxidoreductase: MVQNSDERKSERKVLVLGAYGLIGSEVCRQLIKGGHSVTGLGRDRTTANSVLPDIDWIIRDLSDLCEAQTWLGFLDGFDVVVNCAGALQESYRDDLMVVHSQAIGALVGACRELDIHVVQISSVGASPAASTPFLRTKAEGDEKLRSSGVQYCIFRPGLVIAPSAYGGTALLRMLASFPVVQPIAYADGQVQTVFVEDLALAVLAFVSGDVPSGTECDLVEEQAHSLKELIAAHRLWLGFQPARSFVHFPDWFVGFTSSIANFLGRLGWRSPLRSSAMQVMKDGVVGDAQPWKDSMGTHLRSLDDTFKSMSAHVEDRLFARVALLMPLLIGVLSLFWFLSGVIGFYSIESAGQVLVDVGWPREFALLSVAFWAVVDLALAGAILIRRYAKLACWGMIGVSLFYLLASSLIVPALWLDPLGPMVKVLPSLGLALVVRVLLETR; the protein is encoded by the coding sequence ATGGTTCAGAATAGTGATGAGAGAAAGTCAGAGCGTAAAGTTTTGGTGCTTGGGGCTTATGGTTTAATTGGCAGTGAAGTTTGCCGCCAACTTATCAAAGGTGGTCACTCTGTTACTGGTTTGGGCCGCGATAGAACGACAGCGAATTCTGTTTTACCAGATATTGATTGGATTATTCGAGATTTGTCTGACCTTTGTGAAGCCCAAACGTGGCTTGGATTTCTGGATGGATTTGATGTTGTGGTCAATTGTGCGGGGGCCTTGCAAGAGAGTTATCGAGATGACCTAATGGTTGTTCATTCGCAAGCTATTGGTGCTTTGGTTGGTGCTTGTAGGGAGCTTGATATTCATGTGGTTCAAATTTCTTCAGTAGGTGCTTCTCCAGCTGCTAGCACGCCTTTTTTGCGAACGAAGGCTGAAGGGGATGAAAAGCTTAGAAGTAGTGGTGTTCAGTATTGTATCTTTCGGCCGGGATTAGTGATTGCTCCTTCAGCTTATGGGGGGACAGCGCTTTTGCGGATGCTTGCGAGTTTTCCTGTTGTTCAGCCCATCGCATATGCTGATGGGCAAGTTCAAACTGTATTTGTTGAAGATCTTGCTCTTGCCGTTTTGGCGTTTGTGAGCGGTGATGTGCCGAGTGGTACGGAGTGCGACTTGGTGGAAGAGCAGGCGCATAGTTTGAAGGAGTTGATAGCAGCTCACCGGCTATGGCTTGGCTTTCAGCCAGCTCGCTCATTTGTTCATTTTCCTGATTGGTTCGTTGGGTTTACGAGTTCAATTGCCAATTTCCTCGGGCGGTTAGGATGGCGGTCTCCTCTTCGTAGTTCGGCGATGCAGGTTATGAAGGATGGTGTTGTCGGTGATGCTCAGCCGTGGAAAGATTCGATGGGAACTCACCTTCGTTCTTTAGATGACACTTTTAAGAGTATGTCAGCACATGTGGAAGATCGGTTGTTTGCACGGGTGGCATTGTTGATGCCTCTTTTGATTGGGGTGCTCTCATTATTTTGGTTTCTTTCTGGCGTGATTGGTTTTTACAGCATTGAAAGTGCGGGGCAAGTGCTTGTTGATGTTGGTTGGCCGAGAGAGTTTGCATTATTGAGTGTTGCATTTTGGGCCGTTGTTGATTTGGCTTTAGCGGGTGCAATTTTAATCCGAAGATATGCAAAATTAGCTTGCTGGGGGATGATTGGGGTGAGTTTGTTTTATCTGCTGGCCTCGAGTTTGATTGTGCCAGCTCTTTGGTTAGACCCGCTTGGACCGATGGTTAAAGTTTTACCAAGCCTTGGTCTTGCTTTGGTTGTTCGGGTGCTTCTTGAGACCCGCTGA